A stretch of the Janthinobacterium sp. B9-8 genome encodes the following:
- the ftsL gene encoding cell division protein FtsL, which translates to MTRLNLFLLVILIACALALITSQHKARKFYGELQKEEVLSRKLDVEWGQLQLEQSTWAMHSRIEAEATQKLGMQVPGPNRTQVILPHGERVAKPVTE; encoded by the coding sequence GTGACTCGTTTAAACCTTTTTTTGCTCGTTATCTTAATTGCATGCGCGCTGGCTTTGATTACCAGCCAGCATAAAGCCCGCAAGTTTTATGGCGAACTGCAAAAAGAAGAAGTGTTAAGCCGCAAACTCGATGTTGAGTGGGGGCAATTACAGCTAGAGCAAAGTACTTGGGCTATGCATTCGCGTATTGAAGCAGAAGCAACACAAAAATTAGGCATGCAAGTGCCGGGGCCAAACCGCACGCAAGTGATCTTGCCGCACGGTGAACGCGTAGCCAAACCGGTGACAGAATGA
- a CDS encoding peptidoglycan D,D-transpeptidase FtsI family protein, with product MKLARPPRQAGGQSRHQRFATPAPTLERWRVWVVVGFLLSLFAVLLGRGLYLQAWNEGFLQEQGDARYMRNLKQASNRGMITDRNGEPLAISTPVQSIWASPRGMTLLPAGQERPTDWEPKSDKDPVPVSRSEIKKLAGALQLSEDEITKKLSISRKNTKGDIIRPDFLWLRRHMSPNDAKTVMALNVPGVYTQTEYRRYYPAGDVMAHIVGFTDIDGKGQEGFELTREAMLAGKPGSRTVIRDRRGYIVEDVSTIVPAKDGETLQLSIDRKIQYLVYRELKKGIEAAGAIAGAAVVLDAKTGEVLALANLPSYNPNSRERVDLARKRNRVLTDIYEPGSTMKPFIVAAGLEQGLIKPTTIIQTSPGRMTIGPATFKDTRDYGALNPEGVLKHSSNVGAAKIGLMMGREELWGYFNNYGFGASTHSGFPGEAFGRVRPWKTWRPIEQATMSFGHGLSVSLMQMARGYTVFTNHGEMKPITFTKMVAPSPGKQVVSAQTADLVKNMLESVTQAGGTAARAQIVGFRVGGKTGTARKIVNGQYSREKYEVSFIGFAPVSNPRLIVAVLIDEPSTVGNRYYGGTVSAPVFQEIMSGSLRMLGVPPDAPITNILLPGLDAPELKEET from the coding sequence ATGAAATTAGCAAGGCCGCCCAGACAAGCAGGCGGGCAATCTCGGCATCAGCGTTTTGCAACACCCGCTCCCACACTAGAGCGCTGGCGGGTATGGGTGGTAGTCGGTTTCTTGCTATCCCTGTTTGCCGTACTACTTGGCCGTGGCCTGTATTTGCAAGCGTGGAACGAGGGCTTTTTGCAGGAGCAAGGCGACGCACGTTATATGCGCAACCTGAAGCAAGCTTCCAACCGCGGCATGATTACCGATCGCAATGGTGAGCCACTGGCTATCTCAACACCTGTGCAGTCGATCTGGGCCAGTCCACGCGGGATGACTCTGTTGCCAGCAGGCCAGGAGCGCCCAACAGATTGGGAGCCGAAATCAGATAAAGACCCTGTGCCGGTTTCACGTAGTGAAATCAAAAAACTAGCAGGCGCATTACAGCTAAGCGAAGACGAGATTACCAAGAAGTTAAGTATCTCTCGCAAGAACACCAAAGGCGATATCATCCGCCCCGATTTTCTCTGGCTACGCCGGCATATGTCGCCAAACGATGCCAAGACCGTGATGGCGCTCAATGTACCGGGTGTTTACACGCAAACTGAATACCGCCGCTATTACCCGGCGGGCGATGTGATGGCGCATATCGTGGGCTTTACCGATATCGATGGCAAAGGGCAGGAAGGCTTTGAATTAACCCGTGAAGCGATGCTGGCGGGAAAACCCGGCAGCCGCACCGTGATTCGTGATCGACGCGGCTACATCGTTGAAGACGTTTCAACCATTGTTCCGGCTAAAGACGGCGAAACATTGCAATTATCGATCGACCGCAAGATTCAGTATCTGGTTTACAGGGAACTGAAAAAAGGCATCGAAGCCGCAGGTGCCATAGCTGGTGCTGCCGTTGTACTCGATGCAAAAACCGGTGAAGTACTGGCCTTGGCCAATTTGCCCTCATACAACCCAAACAGCCGTGAACGCGTCGATTTAGCCAGAAAACGCAATCGGGTACTGACTGATATTTACGAGCCGGGCTCGACCATGAAGCCCTTTATTGTGGCGGCAGGTTTAGAGCAGGGGCTGATTAAGCCAACAACCATTATCCAAACCTCGCCGGGGCGGATGACGATAGGGCCAGCCACTTTTAAAGATACAAGAGATTACGGCGCATTAAACCCCGAGGGCGTACTGAAGCATTCAAGCAATGTGGGGGCAGCCAAGATTGGCCTGATGATGGGGCGTGAAGAATTATGGGGATACTTTAATAACTACGGCTTTGGTGCATCAACACATAGTGGTTTTCCGGGAGAGGCATTTGGCCGGGTTCGGCCCTGGAAAACCTGGCGACCGATTGAGCAGGCCACCATGTCTTTTGGTCACGGTCTTTCAGTAAGCCTGATGCAAATGGCGCGGGGCTACACCGTATTTACCAATCATGGCGAAATGAAGCCGATCACCTTTACCAAGATGGTGGCTCCAAGCCCGGGTAAGCAAGTGGTCTCGGCCCAAACTGCAGATTTAGTAAAAAACATGCTGGAAAGCGTAACCCAGGCAGGTGGTACAGCGGCAAGAGCCCAAATTGTAGGCTTTCGGGTAGGCGGTAAAACAGGGACAGCACGCAAGATTGTGAACGGCCAGTATTCCAGAGAAAAGTACGAAGTATCGTTTATTGGTTTTGCCCCCGTATCCAACCCGCGTTTGATTGTGGCGGTCTTGATTGATGAGCCTTCCACAGTAGGGAATCGTTATTACGGCGGAACCGTTTCAGCCCCGGTGTTTCAGGAAATTATGTCGGGCAGTTTGCGTATGTTAGGCGTACCACCCGATGCACCGATTACCAATATTTTGTTGCCGGGGCTTGATGCGCCGGAGTTGAAAGAAGAAACGTAA
- a CDS encoding UDP-N-acetylmuramoyl-L-alanyl-D-glutamate--2,6-diaminopimelate ligase, protein MKAVSWNLPTLDLPAIDAIAANARLVVDSRNIQPGDVFLAFEGEYADGRSYIADAIAAGAAAVLWEAEEFVWNPAWQTPNLAIPQLRAQAGIVAAHLLANPSRSMFVTGITGTNGKTSIANWLAQAFNLLGHKTGVLGTLGNGFIDKLESSTHTTLDPVTLQGWLSRLHSEGASHIAMEVSSHGLEQGRVHGTDFDVAVFTNLTRDHLDYHGDMASYGAAKAKLFAWEDLKAAVINTDDAFGRELASQCKAPRVLTYGLENGGIRATSVELTLSGLEMEVATPYGLCNISSPMLGRFNASNLLACLSVLLAADVPLAKAAHILGQIQPAAGRMQKLGGDERPLVVVDYAHTPDALEKALATLRESMPEKSRLYCIFGCGGDRDKGKRPLMGEIACRLADAVIITSDNPRSETPQAIIQDIVRGVSGVPGTGHANYSIDSDRASAIVDAIDVASAKDVVLIAGKGHETYQEIAGIRHPFDDVAIANRALARKKK, encoded by the coding sequence ATGAAAGCTGTGAGCTGGAACCTCCCTACTCTCGACCTTCCTGCGATTGACGCCATCGCGGCGAACGCGCGCCTTGTGGTCGATAGCCGCAACATTCAGCCCGGCGATGTATTCCTCGCTTTTGAGGGCGAATATGCCGATGGCCGTAGCTATATCGCTGACGCCATCGCCGCTGGTGCTGCAGCTGTCTTGTGGGAAGCCGAAGAATTTGTATGGAATCCGGCATGGCAAACACCCAATCTGGCGATTCCGCAATTACGCGCTCAAGCGGGTATTGTGGCCGCACATTTATTAGCTAATCCATCCCGCTCGATGTTTGTGACCGGTATTACCGGCACCAATGGCAAAACATCGATTGCCAATTGGCTGGCACAGGCGTTTAACCTGCTTGGCCATAAAACCGGCGTACTGGGCACGCTGGGCAATGGCTTTATTGATAAATTAGAAAGCTCCACCCATACCACACTCGATCCTGTCACCCTGCAAGGCTGGTTGTCCCGTCTGCATAGTGAAGGGGCCAGCCATATCGCAATGGAAGTCTCCTCGCATGGTTTGGAGCAAGGGCGTGTGCACGGCACAGACTTTGATGTAGCCGTGTTTACCAATCTGACCCGTGATCATCTCGATTACCACGGTGATATGGCGAGCTACGGCGCTGCCAAAGCTAAATTATTTGCGTGGGAAGACTTAAAAGCTGCTGTCATCAATACCGATGATGCTTTTGGGCGCGAATTAGCATCGCAGTGTAAAGCCCCACGCGTACTGACTTATGGCTTGGAAAACGGCGGAATTCGCGCCACCAGCGTTGAGCTCACCCTTTCCGGCCTAGAAATGGAAGTCGCCACGCCCTATGGCCTGTGCAATATCAGCTCACCGATGCTGGGCCGCTTTAATGCCAGCAATCTGCTGGCCTGCTTGTCTGTATTGCTGGCTGCCGATGTGCCGCTCGCTAAAGCCGCCCATATTCTGGGGCAAATTCAGCCTGCGGCCGGCCGGATGCAAAAACTGGGGGGTGACGAGCGCCCTCTGGTCGTGGTGGATTACGCCCACACACCGGATGCCTTAGAAAAAGCGCTGGCTACCCTGCGCGAATCCATGCCAGAGAAAAGCCGCCTTTACTGCATCTTTGGCTGCGGTGGGGATAGAGACAAAGGCAAGCGTCCGCTTATGGGCGAAATCGCCTGCCGCCTGGCCGATGCGGTAATTATCACCAGCGACAACCCACGCAGCGAAACACCACAAGCCATTATCCAAGACATCGTGCGCGGTGTTTCCGGCGTACCCGGCACCGGCCATGCCAATTACAGCATTGATTCAGACCGCGCCTCAGCGATTGTAGATGCCATTGATGTGGCAAGCGCCAAAGACGTTGTGCTGATCGCAGGCAAAGGCCATGAAACCTATCAGGAAATCGCAGGCATTCGTCATCCTTTCGATGATGTCGCCATTGCCAACCGTGCATTAGCAAGGAAGAAAAAATAA
- a CDS encoding UDP-N-acetylmuramoyl-tripeptide--D-alanyl-D-alanine ligase produces MLSLQETAQALKSPLTGNGEARFTRVTTDSRDIRAGDLFIALRGEKFDAHQFANAAIAAGAVAAIVDTPIAGPHILVPDTLAALGQLAAFWRELLAKTGQIVIGVTGSNGKTTVKEMISAVLGHYSGSDTVHATYGNLNNHIGLPLTLLAARASHRYVVAEMGMNHFDEISYLTHIAKPNIAIITNAGRCHLEALGSVAGVAQAKGEIFAGLVAGGYAIINADDDYAPLWRELAKDHPQVSFSLNNADVFARNVCAHLHGAQFTLCTPDDSAQVDLQLPGLHNVLNALGAAAVGHALSIGAEDIASGLASYQGTKGRLQSKTAFNGAKVLDDTYNANPDSMKVAIDVLAGFGPETLLILGDMGEIGPDAPERHQEIGAYARSKGIRRLYTLGEQMQRASTAFSDAAQHFADISDLIAAVRADLTPTTTVLVKGSRFMHMERVVDGLNTNDLETK; encoded by the coding sequence ATGTTGTCGCTGCAAGAAACCGCACAGGCCTTAAAAAGCCCTCTCACCGGCAATGGCGAAGCGCGCTTTACGCGTGTCACCACCGATAGCCGTGATATCCGTGCGGGTGATTTATTTATTGCTTTGCGTGGGGAGAAATTCGATGCCCACCAGTTTGCCAATGCGGCAATTGCAGCGGGTGCAGTGGCTGCCATCGTCGATACGCCTATTGCTGGCCCACATATTTTAGTGCCGGACACACTGGCTGCACTAGGGCAGCTCGCTGCATTCTGGCGAGAGCTGCTGGCAAAAACAGGACAAATCGTCATTGGTGTAACCGGCAGCAATGGCAAAACCACGGTCAAAGAAATGATTTCAGCCGTGCTGGGCCATTACAGTGGCAGCGATACGGTGCACGCCACCTACGGCAATCTAAACAACCATATCGGCCTGCCGCTTACCCTTTTGGCCGCCCGTGCAAGCCATCGCTATGTGGTTGCCGAAATGGGTATGAATCATTTTGATGAAATCAGCTACCTCACCCATATTGCCAAGCCCAATATTGCCATCATTACCAATGCTGGCCGCTGCCATTTAGAAGCGCTCGGCAGCGTGGCTGGTGTAGCGCAAGCCAAGGGCGAGATTTTTGCGGGTTTAGTGGCTGGTGGCTACGCCATTATTAATGCCGACGATGACTACGCACCGCTCTGGCGCGAGCTGGCAAAAGATCACCCGCAAGTCAGCTTTAGCCTGAACAATGCCGATGTTTTTGCGCGCAATGTATGCGCCCATTTGCACGGCGCGCAATTTACCCTCTGCACTCCCGATGATTCGGCTCAGGTCGATTTGCAACTACCGGGTTTGCACAATGTACTCAATGCCTTAGGCGCAGCCGCCGTGGGCCACGCTTTAAGTATTGGTGCCGAAGATATCGCCAGCGGGCTAGCCAGCTACCAAGGCACCAAAGGCCGCCTGCAAAGCAAGACCGCATTTAACGGTGCAAAAGTACTTGATGATACCTACAACGCCAATCCCGATTCAATGAAGGTAGCCATTGATGTTCTGGCAGGCTTTGGCCCGGAAACACTGCTGATACTCGGTGATATGGGCGAAATTGGCCCTGACGCACCAGAGCGGCACCAAGAAATTGGCGCGTATGCCCGCAGCAAAGGCATACGCAGGCTTTACACTCTAGGCGAGCAAATGCAGCGAGCCAGCACAGCATTTAGCGATGCTGCACAACATTTTGCTGACATAAGCGATTTGATTGCAGCGGTGCGCGCTGATTTAACGCCAACGACCACAGTGTTGGTCAAAGGCTCGCGTTTTATGCACATGGAACGAGTCGTGGACGGCTTGAATACAAACGACTTGGAGACGAAGTAA
- the mraY gene encoding phospho-N-acetylmuramoyl-pentapeptide-transferase: MLLLLTQWLGESVRAFNVFNYLTLRAVLATMTALGISWTMGPWVIKKLTDLKVGQVVRTDGVQTHLIKAGTPTMGGTLILLAIGLTTLLWGDLRNKYVWLALTVTMATGVIGFIDDYRKIALKDPKGMSAKAKLFWQSLIAIGAGVFLVHAGGSLPANTGFVVPFFKQILYPFGAVGFCVLTYFVIVGTSNAVNLTDGLDGLAIMPTVLISFAFCVFAYVAGNVVFSKYLGVPHVPGAGELVIFCAAMAGAGLGFLWFNAYPAEVFMGDVGALALGAGLGIVAVIVRQEIVLLIMGGVFVMEALSVMIQVASFKLRGKRVFRMAPIHHHYELKGWKETQVVVRFWIITMLLVLAGLATLKLR, encoded by the coding sequence ATGTTGTTGCTGTTAACCCAATGGCTTGGCGAATCAGTTCGCGCCTTTAATGTTTTTAACTACCTCACCCTGAGAGCCGTGCTGGCAACGATGACCGCACTGGGCATCTCATGGACGATGGGCCCTTGGGTCATTAAAAAACTAACCGATTTAAAAGTTGGCCAGGTTGTTCGTACTGATGGCGTACAAACCCATCTGATTAAAGCAGGCACGCCAACGATGGGCGGCACGCTGATCCTGCTGGCAATTGGCTTAACCACCCTGCTGTGGGGCGATTTACGCAATAAATATGTCTGGCTGGCCCTCACAGTAACAATGGCAACGGGCGTGATTGGCTTTATCGATGATTACCGCAAAATTGCCCTGAAAGACCCTAAGGGCATGTCGGCCAAAGCCAAATTGTTCTGGCAATCCTTGATCGCCATTGGTGCAGGGGTATTTCTGGTGCATGCCGGCGGTAGCCTGCCTGCAAACACCGGCTTTGTCGTGCCGTTTTTCAAGCAGATTCTCTATCCATTTGGCGCAGTGGGCTTCTGCGTACTGACTTACTTTGTAATTGTAGGTACGAGTAATGCCGTCAACTTAACCGATGGTCTGGATGGCCTGGCGATTATGCCAACCGTGCTGATTTCCTTTGCTTTCTGCGTTTTTGCCTATGTAGCCGGCAATGTGGTGTTTTCCAAATACCTTGGTGTGCCCCATGTGCCCGGCGCAGGCGAGCTAGTGATTTTCTGCGCGGCAATGGCCGGTGCAGGGCTTGGGTTTTTATGGTTTAACGCCTACCCCGCTGAAGTCTTTATGGGCGATGTAGGCGCACTCGCCCTCGGCGCAGGCCTTGGCATTGTGGCGGTGATTGTTCGTCAGGAAATCGTTTTGCTGATTATGGGTGGTGTATTTGTGATGGAAGCGCTGTCGGTGATGATTCAAGTCGCCAGCTTTAAGCTGCGCGGTAAACGGGTATTTAGAATGGCCCCGATTCACCATCATTACGAATTAAAAGGCTGGAAAGAAACGCAAGTGGTTGTGCGCTTCTGGATTATCACCATGCTGTTGGTATTAGCCGGTTTAGCAACGTTGAAGCTGCGTTAA